AAGATAACTtacctttgtttttgttcatctgCTGCACTATTatcctcatttatttccttttttccagTCTTATTCCTTTGTCCTCATGTTAAAACTTAGAACTTAAATAGTACAGAGTGTCAACAAACTGGATAGCGCAAGAAAAGAGTGTCGAAACTTTTACCTGCGTGTAAACGACACGCCCAGGTAACTCATTTATGTCCATGACAGCCCACACCTTCCGCAGCAAGAGGAACTCTGGGTTTTGTACTGAACTCTTTTGGCTTGTTGGCAGGAATTTGTGGCCGcgctgtgttttctgtctggTCGTCATGAATTCGTGATGTTAACAGTCCAGAGGATTTACAGACTGGTCCAGCGTGATTAactgatagagagagaaaattgaTTTCTTAAAGGCGTTTGTAGTAGGTTACCACTTCAGCCTACAACAAACCATAACTATTAATCATTCTGTTCTGTTAGAGCTCGTGTTTATAATTGCCTCGATATCTTTCTTTTCATCAGTTGTGTGAgcaaaaacaaataagcaaatccgtgaataaatgaatgaatgaatggatgaatgagtggttttaaaaaaaaagttaaacaataGATAACATAGCTACTATGGTTAAACATTAACCAAAGACCAACTGATGGGCTTTTGGTCAGCCTGACCTTTATCTGCGGGGTAGCAGCAAGAACTTCAACTCTGTCCTAAAAATGATAAGCCCTTAAGAGGATGGTAACACCCTAAATAGATTTGAATGCCAATCATTTGATTCTCTATGCAGGCAATACCAATAAACTGAGGCCGAGTCATTCCTAATGCCCAATTGTACAAGTTACTCATCTTGCTGAGTAACCTCATCTTACTTTTCTATGAAAAAATGCGTCCTTAATAATGCAAGGACATTTTAAACTTACTTATTATAAGATTTTATACCTTTAAGAGTACATTTCTTGCAAGTTGTAGCGAAAGAACTACAGTAGCTGTTCCTTTTATAAAACACTTCACAGAATTTATagtctcaaaataaaaaataactatgTTGAATTGTCCCTTTTGCTCAGCTTTACCTTTAATGTGCTTCGAAAGCCTGGCATTATAACAGAAATCCCAaggaatattaatatttttggcTGCATACAGATATCCACAGAAGACTGAAGGGATTGACTCTAAGGAATACATTTATGATTTAAGATGGTCAAAAAAATATGTGATCACTCTAAGCTGTATACCACCTGAAGATCCAAGCGGGTAGTTCCGaatctgaaaagtgaagccaatgcagaagtgccttaaacctgcattctctctatcGGCCATCAGGGGGCAACTCAATTGGCTCCGATAAGAAGTCCgtttgtatagaagtctatgagaaaatcaccttacttctcacttgatttattacctcagcaaacactttcctaatggTCTCAATCATACATAtcaattcagtgttttctgatatACTTTTTCTGATCTGAGAGCATTTATAAACTCTATTCAGATAGGATTATGTTTACTGGGACAGAGAAGTGGAAAAATGGAATCATCATAACACGTTTTTATAATCTGCTATGTTTTACCTgctgtacacacatacaaaaaggAACCATCCAGCTTGTTTAAACTACTCTTAACTGCCCTGTGAACATTAGACCAAACTACTTCCCTTATTCAAGTCTACTTCTTCCTTAACTACAAACTAACGCAACCTCATCAGACCTACAGTATAACAAAAAAttggaaaatgtttgtttaagaGGAACTGAAACTTATATCATAACTAAGAGTGCATGGGTATGTTCAGTATTCCCATTCACTATACTGTCAACCCCATTCCCTGCACTGACGTGCACATAAACTAAATCAGTGAGGGaaacaagacacacacaacagttaaaCACAGTAAATGCATACAGCAGATCACAGGATATGATGGGTATTTGTCCAACCATCATGTCTTTTTACAGTTGGCCTCTTACATTTAATATAAGGACTAACTGTACGGGCAACAAGTTGAATCAAAGTTTGTAACGTTTTCTGATGCTGTAAAAGGTCAGTAGGGTGTTAACACTGGTGGAGTAAAGGAAGTAATTAAGACAtgcaaaaacatgttgacatatGCCTTAAAACTCGAATTAAGACTTTTAAATAATGAAAGTATGCCtcagtgaaatgaatgaatactACATGGAAAACATATTAGAGATATATCATACTGTATTGTCATGTACATAATTAATAGTGCCATACATATTACATATGAGTTGTGACTTTTCTCTACATACTCTGTGAAAGCGTTCCATATCAAACTGACACATTTGTGTCAACTGCACAGTTAAGTGgaacaaaacatccagcagacttTATTGGAAATGCAGAACAAGACAAAGACAATCAGCTGACTAGGACTTAAAAGAAGTTTACGTAACAAACAATGTTATGTTACAGAttggtaaataaataacacaaaatatgatACATGTATTCATACATTCTGTCCTTGAAGAAATACTGGAACGTGTATCCTAGTCTAGGATTCCCATTAactgtttgtgttgtaaaaACGAGACAACTTAAACACAACTGCTGTGTCGCAAAGGCCATTTTTATAGTTGCACAATGGCGCCTCcctttaaaaatgttcagtCAAACCCTGGCTGTGGTGCATTTTGATTTCATTATGAGATTTGAAATGTCGGGATTTCTCATTTGAAGTGTTACTGCCAAACATATTACATCTGTTTTTGAGgcttgtttgcatttttaatgtttgtaaaCTCTTGAGTTGTAACTGTGCTGGATTCATAAAGATCTACAATTCTAAAGGTACTCAAAATTTAGGAGCTCAACTTAATTATGGATTGTATATTAAGTAAGAGAAAATCactatattacagtatatattttccCTTCTATACATGTAAACTGACCATTGAGGCAGGTATTACACAAAGTAAGATTAGAAACATAGTGAGATAACTTTGAAAATCATGCTATATCCTGGTGATTCCGatttaaacatgaatattaagTTTAAGAATCTGATTCAGTCATGCATACCCAagaaacatacatacaatttCAGAGGATATTTCATAACATTTGACATTATCCCGCTAACTTGCTAATCCACTTTGTGGAATTCCTCTCATGTGATAtatcatgaaatattaaagataaCGCTTCAGgcaacataaaaaacaacaaaaaatgcatGTGCAAAACTGCCAAAGGATATTTCCACAATAGTAgactatactgtacatacataagATATATACATGTAAATGATTGTGCTAcccaaagaaaaataaagtaatattttGTGACTTAACAAAAAACCCTAAATACAAATGAAATCCTCGTACCATCTATGTCAAATAAGTGATAttgaaaaacaatacaaacttgatctctcatgtttttcttcactgttCTCAACTGATCCTACAGTATACTCCTTTATGAATTTACTTCTTGTCCATCTAACCATGATCTCAAGTTCATCACTGACCAGCGTGTCACTGTACATCTCAACCAGCTGAACCCTGAGCGTTCTTTACTGCTCCTCCAGCCAGGATGGCTTGTCTGATCCTGGGGGCTTTAGCTTTACATTGAATTGTATAAGAGTTTGTtccagctgctgctggttgCCAGCAAAGTAAGCCGAGATAGCATTATGGAAGAGGAGCAGCTGCTTGTGCATCACCTTCACCTAGAagtaaaaagaagagagaaaagttaGCCATTACAAACAAAGTTTTCAAGTGTTTAAAGGAAAGCACAGCCAGTGGATGTTTATTAAGATGACAGTAACTCATTGCTCAGATTCAAGAGGAGCAGCCTATAAACAATCTTCACATTCCTCTGGAATGTATTCCCAAGTGTCAAGTAGacttttaagatattttaagGCATGGAAAGTCTTACAGCCTGCAACTAATGTTGATTATTATCTTTATCATTTTCCCCCCAATTCTtgtaaaaattatgaaaatgtataaaacagaattatgttttatgttttaatagtGTGGGTCATGggtgtgtgtttactttgtcAAATTGATGCATTGTCTTTCTCTTACTCTTCCTGCAATTATTATCTGTGACATTTAACGCTGGACTTATCTAACAATACAGTGTAatctaatcaatcaatcagcgTGATGTGAGACAGAGATGACTGATTGGAATGCATCACATCATGTTCCATCTATTCTTGATATGATTCCCCAACTTGTTTAGATTTTTTAGCCAAATGCAATCtcaagtgtgtgttttatagaTATGAGCGGTTCAGGTAAGATGTAGAGGTCTGTGGAAAGTCTGAACACGGGAGTGCAACTCTGACAAAAACTACAAACCTTGTTCTCCTCTAGGAATTTGAGCTTGATGGTGACATCACTACGCAGCCGTTCGTATTTGTCTCTGTGGAGTTGGTAATCATTCTGGGCCATATCTATGCGGACCATGGCAGCGGCATCCCTTGGGCCCAAACTCAGCTCTTCCAGATCAGAACGATAGGCGTCAAACTCAAGTCTGCATGACAAAATAgaaaacagctgtcagtcaaaggCTTTCACATTCCAGGCAAACATTCGACAGAGATTTTGTTTAAAGGACCTGCAAAATGTTATACTTTCTTACCTTGCATTTTCATAATGCTTAATGGTCATCAGAGTATCCTCCATTGTTTTGTTAACCAGGGTGTTGACACTGGATACAAAGAAGTTGATGGCACCAAGCAGGGCCTCGCCATTCTTGCACAACAGCTTTTGAGTTTCTGCATTATACCCAAACTCGTCctgcaaagaaaacacatatGTTTTACTTGCTAACTTAATGAAAGGGGgtgaggggtggtggtggggagggtCGACAATACTGTACCTGCAACTCTGGGGACTTCTGGCTGAGGTCGGTGAAGGTGTCTCCAAGAGCCTGTTGTGTTTGCACCATGCACTGAAAATGATTAATGAGCGCAGTGGCCAGTCTTAGGATGTTTTCATACTTGCTCTTGGTGTCTCTTAAGACGTCAATCTGAGCCTCCAGTTCGAGGTCTACTGTCCGTGAGCCTCGTCCAAACCGctctgaaaacatctgtttgGTACACTATGTTGGGTAGTGGATAAAGACAAAGAGATTCCAATAAACTCAGCATGAAGAAGATCTCATGAAGTTAAggcatctatctatctatctatctatctatctatctatctatctatctcagCTTTTGGAagcttaaaaaaagaaaagtacaatACCTTATATGTATTTATGCCCCATTTCTTTACACTGTCCAATTTCTCCACTGCCACACCACGAGAAACTTCCTCAGTTGAATTGCAAGTATTATGGTTCGAGGACCCTAAAAAAGACGAAAAAAAGAACAGTTCACTTACACACTCGACTGCATATTATCCTATCAAAGTCGACAAGGCTGACAGAAATCGTATGGGTCGTATGACAATGAGCATGGACATGGTGATGAGCCTGGTGATACCTGAATGCTGGTCTGTGTGTTGGGCAAGACGACTTGCTGCAGATTGGCTTTTAGGCAAGTTAACACCCCTCGATTTCATGCGAATGTCTGAAATGAGCATGGTGATGAAAGGGAGCGAGGGCGAGAGGAAGACATGGCAGTGAAATATGTGTCAGAAAAAGCTTGGCAGTGAGATACGCAGCTGAACAGCAGAGTATGTTGACTGAAAGGAAAATGTTAGGCTACATGATGGAGGAGTTGTGGTTTTGAAATAATCCTTCATGCAGGTTTCTCATGCAgaatcatttataaaaaaagGGTTAAAATGGACTTAATGGGGTGAGAGGTAAGTACCAAGCAATGATAAAACAGTCATCCAAAGTGCATTTCACAGTACATAAGAAGACATCCTTATTAGACATCAATACAACATTTCAAGTGACAGCCCTGTAATATCAGGTTAGTGCATCCCTTATTTTAAAAGCTGCCAAAACATTTCTGGTTGCTGAAGCTGTGAGTTGAAGAGGTACTAGCAAGGTTGCATACAACTCCCTTGGACAAGCAATAGCAAAACCTCTACAAGGGGCCAGAACAGACCAACATATAAAGGTTAACTTAGAAAACAAGAAAGGTCTTCAGAATACACAGCCACCTGGTCCAGGCGCAGGGGCTCGTCTTCTGTCCAGATACTCAGGGTTGAGGCGAATTGCAGGCCCTATGGGATATGGACGTTTGTAATATAAACCAGGAGCCTAAAGGTCAGCAGCTCTCTGGTGACACATTACAATACACAGAAGATAAGCGCTCAGTATGGTTTCTTAAAGGGGCATTAAGTATCGACCTCTTTCAGTGACTGAAGGATTTCAACAACACAGACAGATCTCTGGCACAGCTCAGAGCAGCCTGCAAGTGATAATACACAGAGACATAAatggggggttggggggttCAAAACAGAGCGTTGTAATCCAACGCTACATCCATGGTTGTTTATCCTGCAATATTCACCTTATCTGCCTGGACTGAACAGTGAGCTGTTTGAAGCTATAAATGTCAGGACCTAGCAAAGAATTCCAGTGTCATTTGTATTGATCCACAACCCTATGAAACTAATGTGGAGTTATTAGCATCACCTTAAGGTATGGTACAGCATCTCTTACTTaatgcacctttaaatttgTGGAACTGTATCTTTGAAGGGCAAACTGTGTctgtgctgtaaaaaaaacaaaacaccaaagcAACACCTGTACAGGATTGCTGTCACATTTGCCAGAAATACCTTTGATGGAGCTGGTTGGAATGATGCCCCCTGCAGGTCCTCCATAACCTCCTGAGACAATGCTGGTTTCATTCAGGTTGGGTCCAGAAACCATCACCTGCTGCAAATCCTGATAGATTTACAACAAAATACTGGCAATAAATATGATTTAGAATCCTGTAAATATTCACAGTTTACTACATTAGTGAGCACAATCAATAATGTTATCAAACTATCTTTGTGGGCCAGAAAGCTGCACCTGAGCTActtttagttcattttttatAGAATTTGCTACATCCCAaagttaaaatatgaataagaaAGGATTCTTGTCATAGTTTATAAGAGCTGAAACAGAGTTATCCAAGTCAACCTGCACACATTGCATATatgttgtcttttatttattgtggtAACCATCCAAATTACTatcctcacacacagacagacatattaTTCATGTAGCACCACTGATACTGTAACTTTCAACCCTGTTTTATAAAATTTTCTCTACCTGTTCATAAATGCACCACTGAACTTGTGCAGGCTGTATCAGAATGAGACATAAGATGATGCAAAAGGCCATATGGCTGTCCCAATTAAAGTCATAGTTACTCTCTTAACATCTTAGCAAATAATGAAGTCATTCCCAGTTTCAGGTAGTGGTAATTCTGGTCTATAGCTACTGTACACAACTGCAGGCCTATGCATGATTAGGTAACAGTTGGCCTACCCAGCCTTAGTCCTAGACTGTGCTGTCAAGTGTAAAGGTTCCGACAACCACAAAATTTAACAAGAGGACACTGTCACTGagatgagggagaaaaaaaaaaggaataagtGACCTGCTCCAGGCTGTCATCCTCTGGCAGTGCCCCTGTGTCTCCATTGCTGTTAATGGGGATCTCCATGGTAGCAGCCTTGCTCATGATACTGTCTGCCATAATGAAATCTCTGCAAGACAACACCAAACATTGACACATATCAAGGATGGCATCATGTTTGTAATTTGgtaaaattgattttaatagGCTACAGCTTTCTAATCCAcaccgacacaaacacacacaaaaaaacagcttgCTTACACTGATGCTAACGTGGTGTAGCTGGCTAGTGGGCTACTACTTGACAGCTAGCTTCCTCACCACTGAAGCAGCCTGATATCGCAGCCCAAGTCCAGTTGTCCGAAGAAGAAACAAGCCGTCGTTTGCACAGACAGCAGTCGTAAAATGTAAAGCAATGACGCCGTTGTCTTTAAATATTGTAATCCAACGCTACATCCATGGTTGTTTATCCTGCAACGTTCACGTTATCTGCCTGCTTCCATGCAACTCATCCAGAAAATCCCTGCATCCAGCCAGCCAGCAGCTTTAGTAGTACCACTTCCAAATAAaagtttgtgtcatttttattcctTTGTAAGGCGCACGGCTGGGCTTTAAAAGCAAAGCACGTTGAGTAAAATGTGGTATATATGCAGTTTAGTGGGTATCATCGCATAAATGTGAAACTGGAAGCCCGTACTATGAATGTATGCTCATATTTTGAAGGATAATACCTCAAGCATCCCCTCCCCCCGCCTCCCCCTGCTCCATCTTCCACGTCATGCAGTGCTGACGTAGCTTTATCACTAAACTGCAGTACTATCTTTTTTCCTGAAGATGTCACTGAAAGCTTACTATTACATATAAAATCTGACACGTCATACATCCAGCAGTCCTCCATTAGTAACCCCCTTAGAAACAACTAAACATCTATTTTTTGAGTGTAGTACACTTCAGGATTCTGGAAAAAATTGAATACTATGTTGACACTCAAACTAATCATCCAGTTAAGCTGGAAACCAAGGATGTAGTACTatattatgaaaacaaaaaacagaaagtccAGCAGACTGTCATTTTACTaattttaaacctgcagtgcgaAACTTTTACATATTGAACGTCATTCAAGCCCTTGACagacgagttcacacaatgcatATTAAGCCTATTACCGCCAGAtgaatctctctgtatttcacagtatatggagtttttaaatctcatgtcaggGGCGACATTCCCGCGCTGGCCGTTTGGCTGTTAATTGTGCGGCTCGAACTAGAccttccaaatgttatcggacggaatggatcaaattctgatagtgaaatgagtcatttcacgggggttgtgtgacgctcaaaacaatttatccaccgttttacagctgcaacagtaggtTATGGCCAGTAGTGTACTGGCTATCGGGCATACTGTTTTGGGACAAATCCCGGTGGGCGGTGGACcgtcagaaaatacatttttaagccAGTGGACCGTCAAAATACATCCGTTTTTACCAGCCCTCTTCAGTCGAGcgcccccctttactctcactgccagaggggggagacaaaagtcccgcactccagctttaatggGGATACTTCAGATCCATAAAGCCAAATTCTTGAGGTGTCCCCATCGTTTGAACCTTTAACAATTGAATATAGAAAGTATTTTGAGTGTATGCAAATTGTAAACAACAAGAAATATATACAATTAGCATGCTACAagaatattttaaagaaatttgATTTCATTGCCTGAcatttctgttattattttatataattgtcttctctctcctttcttttgatatttattttcattattataatatataccTTACCCCATGTCCTGTTGACATGTTGAATGTATCATCCTATTAAGAGTGGAGTCATACCTGTTGTATTATCCTTATTTCATATGATGCCttaatgttctcttttttttcttaatacaTGTTGTAAGTGATGATTTCTACAATAAAGAGATGGGGGTGGGAAAGTAACTCTATTAGAGCGTCTGGTCCCTCAAATGTTATGAGTGTGAATTATCTCAAGGAGGATTGTTGCGTCCTGTGTGTCTCACTGATTGCAGTATCTCTTGAAAATCAAACTGTATAAATACAGTCGTTTGTTTTGAGATGTGAAAAGCCTTGCGATGGACCTCACCCTAGTAAACTGACTACATTTCCAATCATTTGCCTCATTTGTTTCAATCAGGGAACGAGCACATGGTTTCCAAATGTAGAAGTCTTTCAGTAATTACTCCAGCTCTGAATAGAGAACCAACTCTCCACACCTTCTACCCACAATGTTTTCCTGTGTGGCAAAAAGGTTAGTTTTCCTTGATGTTAAGGGTGACATATTTTCCAAACATCTGAAATATCATGTTAAGAaatcctcttcttccttcttcatcatcatcctcttccaTCTTTCTTAGAAGTAGACTATCTACATGCCTGAATTTGATTACTGCACCACCAAGatcaaagacaacaaaatgGCAAATGATAAGGTTGGATGTTATGCTATAATGGTTGCAAAGccaatgttaaaatgtgtctgcATCGAATTGAAAGAATTTAACTGATTTATTTCCCCCTGCTACTAGTGGGGTCACAGTTGATTGTTATCTCTGGCCAGTTGGGTTTCATTTTCTGGTTCATGTATTCTGGTTGTTGCTATGTCTCCTGTCTAGCCTGCAGAGCTGGTTCAATAGTGTCAGTGTGTCCAACAGTGTTACCACACTGGGTTATTCCCCTTCATCAGCAAATCAATATGTCAAACACTATTTGAGTGGcaagatatatatatgtatgtcaTCCTGCCAAAATTAATAGATTTTTGAGCACAATGGACACAGTATGTGCAGCACACAAACGTAATATAAGTATATAGCTCAAGATATCAAAGGTGTTCTTTAATATAGAGGCTGGCAGTTCACATACGATTaagaatgtaaaaaaattaaatctacGGTAGCGCACACTTGAAAAAATTCTCAGTAATCCAGCTAATAAGATATCTAGAAGTATGTAGAAGTACTAAAAGTAGAATCTAGAAAGTAGGTAACTTCTGAAACTGTCCATCATCCGACAAGCATGCCTACTTCATGCAGCAATAGGCCAGATGTGCAGAGCCTGGTTAGAGAATATACAGGATTTTTAACTTATCCTCAaactctcttctttctttcttcacacAGCTACCTCCATACAGTTTACACCTGATTCCAAATGAGTGCCGCATTAGAAAGCATTTATCCCTTTATGTACAAAGCAAATAAATTTTGCTACAATGCAGACAGTgacaacaaaaaaccccaaacagtAACATGTATTGgattataataaatatacaagtCTTGTCAATCAGTGACAACATTAACATGTACTTTTACAG
This region of Thunnus maccoyii chromosome 6, fThuMac1.1, whole genome shotgun sequence genomic DNA includes:
- the LOC121898890 gene encoding arfaptin-2-like isoform X2 — its product is MADSIMSKAATMEIPINSNGDTGALPEDDSLEQDLQQVMVSGPNLNETSIVSGGYGGPAGGIIPTSSIKGSSNHNTCNSTEEVSRGVAVEKLDSVKKWGINTYKCTKQMFSERFGRGSRTVDLELEAQIDVLRDTKSKYENILRLATALINHFQCMVQTQQALGDTFTDLSQKSPELQDEFGYNAETQKLLCKNGEALLGAINFFVSSVNTLVNKTMEDTLMTIKHYENARLEFDAYRSDLEELSLGPRDAAAMVRIDMAQNDYQLHRDKYERLRSDVTIKLKFLEENKVKVMHKQLLLFHNAISAYFAGNQQQLEQTLIQFNVKLKPPGSDKPSWLEEQ
- the LOC121898890 gene encoding arfaptin-2-like isoform X1 gives rise to the protein MADSIMSKAATMEIPINSNGDTGALPEDDSLEQDLQQVMVSGPNLNETSIVSGGYGGPAGGIIPTSSIKDIRMKSRGVNLPKSQSAASRLAQHTDQHSGSSNHNTCNSTEEVSRGVAVEKLDSVKKWGINTYKCTKQMFSERFGRGSRTVDLELEAQIDVLRDTKSKYENILRLATALINHFQCMVQTQQALGDTFTDLSQKSPELQDEFGYNAETQKLLCKNGEALLGAINFFVSSVNTLVNKTMEDTLMTIKHYENARLEFDAYRSDLEELSLGPRDAAAMVRIDMAQNDYQLHRDKYERLRSDVTIKLKFLEENKVKVMHKQLLLFHNAISAYFAGNQQQLEQTLIQFNVKLKPPGSDKPSWLEEQ
- the LOC121898890 gene encoding arfaptin-2-like isoform X3, which codes for MADSIMSKAATMEIPINSNGDTGALPEDDSLEQDLQQVMVSGPNLNETSIVSGGYGGPAGGIIPTSSIKGPAIRLNPEYLDRRRAPAPGPDIRMKSRGVNLPKSQSAASRLAQHTDQHSGSSNHNTCNSTEEVSRGVAVEKLDSVKKWGINTYKCTKQMFSERFGRGSRTVDLELEAQIDVLRDTKSKYENILRLATALINHFQCMVQTQQALGDTFTDLSQKSPELQDEFGYNAETQKLLCKNGEALLGAINFFVSSVNTLVNKTMEDTLMTIKHYENARLEFDAYRSDLEELSLGPRDAAAMVRIDMAQNDYQLHRDKYERLRSDVTIKLKFLEENKVKVMHKQLLLFHNAISAYFAGNQQQLEQTLIQFNVKLKPPGSDKPSWLEEQ